The DNA segment ttttcttcttaaaatGTGCTCCCAAACGATCAATCTGGAAATTCATAGTAAAATCACATGCTCTAACTAATCTTTCAGTCTGGAAAGCCTCCAATAGCTTGCTTTTTCAAATGACCAGGAAGTATTATTCTACAAGATCAGAGCTCCAAAATCTGccaatatttatgaaattttctgAAAAGAGCATGGAAAAATGATTATGCAAGTTATTTGAGTATCTCTTCAGCAtacaatacattttttttttcctttcattttttgattgaaaaatgttATTGTAATCCATCCTCTGAAAACTCACAGTGAATATTCCACTTGCCTATCATCTTCACAGCCATGCCTGAATTCTTTTAATAATGCAGTTCAAAACCATACCTGACCATGCATCTAGTCAAAAAGAGCTTAAGCACCCTTTGCAGAGAGATCTTGCAACCCACAAACCATATTTGCAGGGACAGCTAAGTCAATCATTTTTGGATAAGATAGATTCAAATCTGAAAAACAATTAATTCACACTCTTAAGGGGCCATGTAGAAAATATTAAAGGGCAGTTTAAAATAGGAGTAACAGATTTATCATGGTTTTCCCCTGCCAGATAGTTTTTACTTACTTTCCATGATATCCTTAAATGTTTCCTGCAAAAGGAGAtccagaataaaaaaaaaaacaattaggaAGATAAGAGAAGTTTGGCCAAGATCtaggtaaataaaaaatgtttaattgatatttttccaAGTCTTTGCTCATCAAAAACCCAATTTAATCAGCTAATTATCTTAAAGGTTAGATATATCCTTTTTTTCATCAAATGCTTTCAAATTCCAGCAGTGTTTTTGTAAAATCTCAACAGGagaatcattttatttaaaataacatgACTATGTTAGATTATTGTGAATGTCATTCACTTTAATGAACAAGCCAAATTGGATAGCATTCATTGAACAAGGACAGGTTAACCAACAAAAGGTAGGCAATGGTGTCCATAGAATCATAATCCATTTGGTAATAACCAGAAAgataaatgagaaataaaagaaaatatgaaagcaACAATTCTGGCTGAAAGAATTACCTCATCTTTTGTTAACCGAGGATTATAGAGCATTTCCTCCCCCACAGTACTTACCTACATCTCAAGCATAGTCATTGCATAAGTTGATAATTAAACAATTTACATGTTccaggagagagagagagagagagagagagagagagagaggatggTTACATACAGTGAATCCCTTGTAATCATGAGCAGGGTAGATCAATGTGTCTTTGGGCAATGTGAAAATCTGGATTGATAagaaaaatttttagaaaaagagaaGTGTAACTGTACCATAATGGTGTTTGAAATACCAAATACATAGAaggttttttcaattttctttcccatgaaaaaaaatgccCACTCTGCTTCATGTTCTTGCCTGTGAATGCACCGAATTGTAGAGTTGATGTGAACATCCACCCTGTGAGTCAATTATAAAGATTAAACAATGCTCCTTGAGAATCTTTTAGAAAAGttctcttttaaaaatgaaacaaattcttCACACTTTCAGCCTGTAAATATTTAATAACTACATTAAACCTGAAAATCCGTTCTTCCACATCCACGAATCAGCAAGGCATCCCCAGTGAAAGCCATCCTTGGTTCAGGTTGATCAGGGGCATCTCCTGTAACATAGGTGACACAACCTATTGTATGACCAGGAGTAGCACGAACCTGCAGCAAAAggaaataggaaaaaataaagTTCTCGAAGATCGAATTAACAACTTTCAAACTCCATACTCataaaagatgaaaattctGCAATAACGGGGTAGTATTTGCATTTTgacttgatatatatatatatatatatttttttttttgataagcaaatgatatatataaaacgGCCAATAGCCTCaaggcatacaggaagtatacaaagctACCAACCCTCAAAAAACAACATAACGAAACAAGCCCTACTTGGAggctaaatatatattttatgataaGTAGACTtgatattaaacaccaaaggaCATCTTGATTCACCATATACCaccaaaaaaatctaaaaaaatgtgCCTTATAAAATTACAGGATATACTACAGTGGATGcaaaatgacattttttctCTTACAAAATGGTAATGATGCATGATGCATGTGAAATTCACCTAATTGgggttattttttaataaacaattaaaaaaactcTTTCCTCAGGAAAGTACTGTTCAAAATTTTAtcagaaataaaatatatattgataatagtAAACTTCTTTTGGACAAGAATGCTTTGGACTGTGATATTAACTTTTTCGGATTGGTTTGGGTGTTCCCGGATTCAGTGAGAAATCTCTTTCTAGAATGGAAAGTTAAGGGGCTGAGGAAGAATAAAAGATCAATGTGGAGATTGGCTCCGATTTGTCTTTTTTCGTGTATTTGGGGAGAACAAAATCGAAGAACTTTTTAGGAGGAAGAGATGTCTGATCAAAGTCTAAGGAAGCTCTTTACCCgttcactttttttatttttttgactttttgggTGTCCTTAATGGAGACTAACATCCCTATTGTAGGTCTTGTTTCTCCTTTTTGCAGCCTGTTTGGGTTTTGCTTGTATACTGCCTGTATACTTGGGGTTCGCCCACTGTTTTTAGGTGTTAATTAATTCAATCTgcctttgtctatcaaaaaaaagaaaaaaagtaaagttcatgagaaggatgagaggtccttcccacaAATACAAAACTTGATCAAAATAGGACCATTCTCCTCCACTATACAATGATAACTACAGATCAAGACATGTACAAAATATCACAAGAAACCAAAACCAAACTCTTTCAAACGTTATCCACCCCTTTCGAATTACAAACCGATGTCCAACTTAGTTGAATAACCTTAAGTGGGATTCCTCTAAAAGCGACAGTTAAAGAGGCCCAAAAGGAGGAGTAGAAGTGAAGAAGATCCCACGACATCCCTTCTCTTTGGtacttatcctcaaaaatcctagcgTTTCGCTCTTGCTACACAATCCACAGTACAGTGAGGCAAGCGATATGCCAAAGAGTCTTACCTCTGATTGAATTCCTCAACCCTCTAAATGAAATAACCATCATATCTCCAATTCTCTAAGGGGGAACTCAATTGAAATTAGCTATTGTGAAGAGTTTATGCCAAAGGGCATTTTGAGATTCTATTTACTGTCTTGAgggtgttttttaaatttttcttagaACCTCTATTTGCTACTCCAAACGATACCAGGAATCGAAGATAGTTACTACTTTCTTCTAACATCCATGGCAGAGCGctacatgaaaatttaaaaggCATGCAAAAATTTTACTAAAGGGTAAATCCTACAAGCTTAGAAGTGGGATAATGAAACATGATATTTGGAACTTCAACGAATCCAGTAacaaataattatatcataGCTTATGAATATAGAGAAGTAGATATATGCAACTACAAAATAACAGTGTCACCTGCTGATAATTAAACATTGAAGTTCCTGACATCATGTCGTCATCATCTggcttaaatttatttttctaaaccaTAATTCTCAATATTGGATTatctagaaataaaatatatgtaccATGGATGATGTGATTACTTAGGGCAGGTTTCTGAAAAGAAGAggtataattaagaaaaacggTTGACTGCACAGGAGATGCTGCCTCTGTTTTTGGGCTTGTGTTAATGAGAGAAGGCAAACTAATTCCAAAGTACACCTGCATCGCCTTATCTTTTAAGCAATCCCTGAATTCAACAACTCATAGACATCTCATGTACCAATAACTGCATCCATACCATGCAACAGAGACTTGGGATGCATTCTACAAGAACAAATTCTATTTAGCAAAATAAGGTGACTCGTGAAATGGGAAAACTCAAAGAGAATGGAAGAAACATTCGAAGGAGAAAAACCGGTGCACCTCCAGAGTCCAAACTAgaaataaattaacatattattgttattgagcAGCCCAGAgagtgaaataaatttacaatcaTTCAGCTTTGTTGGGTCAAGAACAAATTCCAGAAAGCCCATCAGGGCAGATATGAACAAGAGAAGGCTACTTGCACAGGAATACATCCTTACAAGCAGATCCTCCCAAAATCTGCCTTTTGGGAAGAGATACAAAGAATTTCTCTGGTAATCAGACTCTAGGAGCATATAGCTCTCCACAAGCTGTAATACGAGGATCCAATCCACCTAAATAGTCTCTCTAATATGTACTTAATGGTGTAAGGAAATTTGTTTCCTTATGAACTATGCACAGCCACTCATTAACTGATTCCTATTACTTCAACCCACATTACAAATTCCTAAACCACTAGCAGCTTTAGGTTCTGAGGCCATGCAACAAATCAACCAAGTTTGTTTTAGGCCCAAACCCAAGCAGCATCTCTTATTATGTTCTTTTCATTAGTATAACAACACAATACAAATTGCTTCAAATGCCTAATTAGGGAGGCATTAGTAATGCAACAATTATTGTTCTAGAAATATCAGGAGTAAAATGTATAGCAACTGCCCGGCACCTAAAACAGAAACTAGAAAGTCAGTACATCTAGACCATAGgttcttcaaaaatttgaaaatcaagtcCTGAACTTTCCAGTGTGGTtcttataaggaaaaaaaaaactataaatacaCAAAACACAAGCAGTTCCCCTGTTCATCTTAAAGAAAATACATGAACCATGCCCTTACCTCCAGATACAGATCTCCAAAATAGATTTTATCACCATTTTCAACCAGAAGATCAGCTTTTGATTTGCTCATTTTAGAAATTATAGATTTTACACCAGGAACTTTAGTCTGCAAAAAaaggaggaagagagagagagcgagagtgAGTTACCATTTGATATAAGACTTTCAAAAATGCAATGAGAGAATTTTTTTGTGAATGAATCATAtcaagaaaagaataagaatcAACCTCTACATACTATGAGAGAGAGTATGCGTGTATGTGTGTGAATGAACATGCAACAATACTGAAAAAAGAGTTAAACAGCATTGAAAATGTTAGAAACCTGCAGCAATACTGAGAAAACAGTTAAACAGAACTAAGAATGTTAGAAACCTTTATCAGCCCAGTTCCGGTAACATGATCAGCATgtacatgagtattcattgcaTAAATGAGCTTCAATCCTAGTTCTTTCACAAGGGAAAGGTCCCTCTCCACTTTCTTGTCGACTGGGTCAATCAACTGCAGATAAATGAACTCAGTTAGCATGTATTTCAGAATATATGCTAATGAAGAAATTAATGTATAAGTGAGTGGAATGTTGAGCCTATGCATAAAAGTCATCACTTGGGTATTGTGATAACTGAAATAGGGCAAGCAATTTTTCTGGATAGAGCATTCTGGTTGGAGCAAAAAGCAAGGATTTTTAGGAAGATTCACCCATGGCAGAGATGTGGGATAAAGTTCATTCCTATGTCTCTTCAGGCATCTTCTCACTGAGGTGTTCCTCAGCATTCCACCAAGTTTCATCTCTTTGGAATGAAAAGGTGTTTGCACTGGTAATCAAAGAAGTCATTTCAAGAAGAACTTTGACAGATGCATTTAGGATTCCAGATTAATTTTGCATAGGGGGCTTTATTAGAGACTGTGGAGGGGTGATGATTTTGGTCTTTTCCAGCCTGAATGGTAGTGATGGCTATTAAATTGTGTTTTCAGCTCTTCGAGAATGTTTAATTGGGTTTCCAGTTTGGGTGTTAAAACCCTGATCAAGGAAGAGATTTCTTGGATATAAATTTTTGTGCCTCCTCTAGAGGCCAAAGTCCTTGGTGTCTTACTCATTGATGAGGGAGATTCATACTCTTGCTGCAGATAatgtttcttctttttatttgaaaacctaaatcaGTTACCCCAATGACCAATGATATGTAAAATAGAATCTGGCTTCATAGAATGTGCAAAGTAGTTTTAGTGAATTAGGCACACCTACCTTCCCTAGGTGCTTGCCATCAATTAGTTTTCTAGTTTTAGTGAATGAATGTGCAAAGTAGTACCCTAAGGTAATGAGAGGGTTAAGTCAATTCAATCCATACTCACCCTTATTTTTTAGCATTTTACCAAATGTAGCAAGTATATTGATGTTAAGAGCTAAAGTGTGTATCATTTTAGAACATGTCCTAGAGATTAGAAATGGAATGAAGGTGTTTCATTGGCAACTCAAAAAATGagacaattttcttttctagagaTAGATTGGAAGATCTACGGAGTCTTAAGCCCATTTTGATAGTTTGAGGCTACTTGTCCATAAGTGGAAGAATAACTCTTATGAAGTTCTACTTGTTTCATAACCCCATTTACTTTCTTTCAATGTCCAAGATTTTAGGGAAAGGGATTCTAAGATTGAGAGCTTGTGAAGAGAATTTCTTTCTTTAGGTGCTATGAGGGGAAGAGTGAACATCTTATTAATTAGGATCGATGCAGGGCAAAGGGAGAAGGAAACTTAGGTTTAAAAAGGATTACTTTGAGGGACAAAACCCTTCAAGAGAAGTGTTTATGAAGGTTTCCTATGAAGGGTAACCTTTTTTCGAAATAGGGTCATCATGAGCATATATACGACACATCTCAACAAATGGTATGCTAACATTATTGTTAAATGGTCATACTATTGCCCTTGGGAGGTTATGTTGATGTTCCATTTGAACTACTTTGCACCACAACTCTGAACTTCAATTCATTATTGAAAAAGCTCATCTCTAGAAAAATCTTTGGTTAAGGAACCAAACCCTGTataataaattctcaaatattttaaatgtgaTGAGATCCAAAAactcttctatttcttttatgttaGGGCTCTCTTCTTTCTAAAACTTCTTCTATTTCTTCTAAGAAGAGTTTTACTCTTCTAATACAACTTGTCTCATCTGAAAATGGGAGGTTGTTCTCCTTATGTCCTTCTT comes from the Vitis vinifera cultivar Pinot Noir 40024 chromosome 12, ASM3070453v1 genome and includes:
- the LOC100248855 gene encoding persulfide dioxygenase ETHE1 homolog, mitochondrial; this encodes MLRLSLAPLRVGSFSAMPAMAKARGFRSHRMVKCYSTSFGQSSKKLLFRQLFEQESSTYTYLLADVSHPDKPALLIDPVDKKVERDLSLVKELGLKLIYAMNTHVHADHVTGTGLIKTKVPGVKSIISKMSKSKADLLVENGDKIYFGDLYLEVRATPGHTIGCVTYVTGDAPDQPEPRMAFTGDALLIRGCGRTDFQGGCSHQLYNSVHSQIFTLPKDTLIYPAHDYKGFTVSTVGEEMLYNPRLTKDEETFKDIMENLNLSYPKMIDLAVPANMVCGLQDLSAKGA